A region from the Coffea eugenioides isolate CCC68of chromosome 9, Ceug_1.0, whole genome shotgun sequence genome encodes:
- the LOC113782405 gene encoding uncharacterized protein LOC113782405 yields the protein MVNGAAYGFFKSSRGLQQEDPLSPALFVIGAEVLSRGLNNLASQPCFQGFKVPQGYPGVTHLAFPDDVLILANGSTASLHRVMRVLDMYQCSLVNYSMLKRVATWFTRPYPVQDVGLIALGRVYAREVLPGSSSLPGGAQAFCFSDLATDAGWSLERTAVVSSTPTRRYTYYFGKADPD from the exons ATGGTTAACGGGGCGGCGTATGGGTTCTTTAAATCCAGCAGGGGTCTCCAACAGGAGGACCCGCTTTCTCCTGCCTTATTTGTAATAGGAGCAGAAGTTCTATCGAGAGGGTTGAACAACCTTGCATCACAACCGTGCTTCCAGGGGTTTAAGGTGCCCCAGGGCTATCCTGGGGTAACTCATTTGGCATTTCCGGATGACGTACTAATTTTAGCTAATGGGTCTACAGCCTCGTTACACCGTGTTATGAGGGTATTGGATATGTATCAGTGCTCTCTGGTCAACTACTCAATGCTCAAAAGAGTGGCTACTTGGTTCACCCGTCCTTATCCAGTGCAAGACGTAGG GCTCATCGCTTTGGGCCGCGTTTATGCGCGAGAAGTATTGCCAGGGAGTTCATCCTTGCCAGGTGGAGCTCAAGCCTTTTGCTTCAGCGACTTGGCGACGGATGCTGGAT GGTCATTGGAACGCACAGCTGTTGTCTCAAGTACTCCCACAAGACGTTATACCTACTATTTTGGGAAAGCCGATCCCGACTGA